aggccctggggagAGACCAGGGAGGGGACGCTGCTGGTTTACCCTGGAGCGGGACTGGGGAGCAGGCGGGGAGGCTGGGCCCTGGCGTCTCCCTCCCCTCGAGTGGGGCCGCAGCACCCCCAAGGTCGGAACCCTAGGCCAAGGCCACGGGAAGTCCGGGTAGGGATGGCGGCCCCAGCTCTGCGCCTTTGGCTGCCCTCCCCGTCGGAGCCTCTCCTCACCTGGTGTCCCCTCTCCTAGGTTGTACCTGAGCCTGGTTCTGGGCAATGTCAACGTGACACTCCTGAGCAAGCAGGCTAAGTAATTTGTTGTCGTGGGCTGGGTCCCCACCCTGCTCGCCACCCTCCCGGGTCCTTTCCATCCCGCCCCAGCTGCCCGGCTAAGCCTCAGGGCGCAGCGGTCAGCGCCGGGGTCGCTGTCCCGGGCCAGCCCGTGCCTCCTGCGGAAGCGTGTCTGGAACAGGAGCCTCCCTTCCGGGTGGAGGCGAGGGTGGGCCCTGCCGGCACCCCGGCCTGTCCCACGAGTGTGTGCCCACCCAGGTTTGCCTACAAGGACGAGTACGAGAAGTTCAAGCTCTACCTCACCATCATCCTCATCGTCATCTCCTTCACCTGCCGCTTCCTCCTCAACTCCAGGTGGGTGCGCTGCTCAGGACTaggccccgcccccctccaggctctggcaccaaccctctgtcccctcctcaggGTGACAGACGCCGCCTTCAACTTCCTGCTGGTCTGGTATTACTGCACGCTGACCATCCGAGAGAGCATCCTCATCAACAACGGCTCCCGGTGGGCGAGGGGGCGAGGCGGGCGCTGGAgctccccggggcgggggggggggagtgcgtGCCCCGGGCCCCCGAGAAGCAGGCACCGGACCGGGGTGCTGCTTTCTTCCCGCCTCGGCCTTGCTCCCTGTCCCTGAGCACCAGTCCCGGGGGTTGAGGGGACAGGAGTGACTCTGGCTTCCCTATGTATGCAGGATCAAAGGCTGGTGGGTTTTCCATCATTACGTGTCCACCTTCCTGTCGGGAGTCATGCTGACGTGGTGAGTGGCAGGGCTTGGCTCCCGGGCCCTGGGGGGTCGAGGGGGCGAGTGTGGGCCAGAAAGGTGGTGCCCCCCGAGCTCCTTACCCTTCCCACCGCTTTCTCCCTCAGGCCTGACGGCCTCATGTACCAGAAGTTCCGGAACCAATTCCTGTCTTTCTCCATGTACCAGAGTGAGTATCTCAGAGGGCCCCGCTCGGCTCAGGAATCCGTCACGGGGAGGGGCGGGCCGAGGACTTGGGGCCCCAGCCTGGTTCTGATGCCCCTGCCCCAGGCTTTGTGCAGTTCCTGCAGTATTACTACCAGAGCGGCTGCCTGTACCGCCTGCGGGCCCTGGGCGAGAGGCACACTATGGACCTCACTGTGGGTGAGTCGGGCGTGGCCGCCCTGCTTGGGAGCCCTGACAGGGGGGCCGGAAAGGGAAGTCCTCTCCTGTCCACGTGGGTCTGAGAGACCGtgcccatctctgtcctctttcctccCCGCAGAGGGCTTCCAGTCCTGGATGTGGCGGGGCCTCACCTTCCTGctgccctttcttttctttggacaCGTAAGTCGTCTCTGCCCCTGCGCGTCTGGCTGGGCATCCCCGTGTTCTGGCTTTGGGCCCGAGTGGGGACCGGGATCTGCTGCTTGAAACCTCCCATTCCTCCCAGTTCTGGCAGCTTTTTAACGCGCTGACGTTGTTCAACCTGGCCCGGGATCCTGAGTGCAAGGAGTGGCaggtgagcgggggggggggggggggccccgGAGAGGCATGCCGGGAGGGCCGGCGCCCGGCCCCGTCCTGACCCCCGCTTCCTCCCCCAGGTGCTCATGTGCGGCTTCCCCTTCCTCCTACTCTTCCTTGGCAACTTCTTCACCACCCTGCGGGTTGTGCACCAGAAATTCCACAGTCAGAGGCGTGGGAGCAAGAAAGAATGAGCCTGGGCCTTCCCCCGCCCGCCCGGCTCCCTACGACACCCCTGGCCTGGAAGCGGGTTCTGGCCCCTGTGTTGAGGGGGTAGGGGGCTCCCCTCAACCGGGAGGGTCTCTTCTGCTCTCCCTGGGGTGTTGTGGGCTCTGTGGGCCCCAAAGGCTGTGCTGGAGAGGAGGGGCCTGGGCCTATGGCCCAGGCCTGTGGGGAGCTGGGGGCCGGCAGCCTCAATAAAGGAAGAGCGGCACAGAGGTGGCTTGAGGCGTGTGCTCTCCGAAGGGTGAGGCAGGGCCTCCGCGCCACCACAGCATGGGTTCTCGGGGCTCCTGAGCTGCTCTCTGGGGGTCTGAGTAGACCCAGGGGGAGGCCCCGGATCTGCTCAAGCAATACcagtcaaaatacagaaaacagaacttTATTCCAAGGaccagagattatttaaaattatttacagtcATTGAAAATAATGCGGAGGGGCTGGGCCCCAGCTCAGCTGAGAAGAGCCCCTTCTGTACAGCCACCAAGGGCCGGAGATGTTCACAAAACACAGGCCCTGGTCTCCCCTGACCACATGCCCTGGGGCCGGGGTGCTCCAGAGGGTGCATCTGGGGCCTGGACCGGTCCCTCGGCCCACCTCCCATGGCAAGAAACCAGCCAGGAGACTGGCAGAAGGGAGCAAGGAAGGTGATTACAGGGAAAAGCAAGTCTGTGGGGCTTGAGGGGCAGGGCCGGGCCGCCCCTAGCTCCACACGTCCAGGGAGTAGCGGCCCTTGGTCATCAGCTTCTTGATGTAGTCCACGGCCTGGGCGTGCTCCATGGCCCCCACCTCGGCCACGATGTCGTAGAAGGTGTTCTGCACATCCCTTGCCATGTTCCGAGCATCCCTGGGGCAGGATGGAGGTGGCACTGGGCAAGGGGCCCCCCCCAAGCCCGGGCAGGCaaaccccaccccgcccctcccctcctctgcccccactcaCCCGCAGACGTAGATGTGGGCACCCCCCTCGTGGATCAGCTTCCACAGGTGCTCCTTGTCCCTCTTCAGTAAGTGCTGCACGtagacctggggggggggggggggggcagaggtggcACGGTGACGAGGCGGGTCCCGCGGCCCTGAGGCCCAGCCCAGAGGGGTCGCCCGAGGCCTCACCTTGTGGGGCTGCTCCCGAGAGAAGGCCACGTTGAGCTGGGTGAGGGAGCCGTCCTTGTGGAACTGAGTCAGCTCTTCGCGGTACAGATAGTCCTCGTCAGACCGGCGGCAGCCGTAGTAGAGCAGCGTCTCCCCCACATCCTTGCCTGGGGCGGCGGGCAGGGGTGAGCAGGTACCCAGGCACACGGAGCCCCACGGAACCCCACCCCGTGCCCACACACCTACCCTGCTGCCGCAGCCAGGCCCGCTCCTGGATGAAGCCTATGAAGGGTGCCACCCCTGTGCCAGGGCCCACCATGATGACAGGGGTGGTGGCCTTGAAGGGCAGGCGGAACTGGGACTTGCGCACAAACATGGGCACCAGGGCCCGGCGGCCGTTCTCCCCTGCAGGCTCCTTGGCCCGTAGCCAGCTGGTGGCCACCCCCTTGTTGATGCGGCCAGACTTAGTCTCGTACTCCACCGCCACGGCACAGATGTGCACGGAGTTGGGGTGGACCtggtgggagtggggcaggggtgaaGACACCTGAGGCActtctctcctgccccccctGGCCCTGTCACCCCAGCCTCCTCAGCACGGGGGCTCTTCTCACCCTTCCTGGTGCCCAAACCTCAAAAGCCCCTTTCCAGCAGCTGTCCTGGCTGGCTCTCAACACCAGTAGAGAGCCGTTTGCAGTCTCGTGGTCCAGCCCGCTGGACATGAGGCGcttggggcagagctggggccacAGCTCAGGGCACCCATCGGCTGTGTCCTCCCTACGTGGGCTGGGCCTCGCACCTTGGAGGATGAGGCGATGGAGTAGTAGCGGGCCTGGAGACGAGGCAGCAGCTCACACAGGTGGTCGATGGGGGGCCGCAGGGACGGGTAGTCCTGCAGGATGGCCAGGATGTGCCGCCGAGCCTCCACCACCCAGCTCAGGTACAGCTCCTGGGGAAGGCCAAATGCGGGGTGAGACCTggaggggagtgaggggaggCGCCGTGGCCCAGGTGACAGGGCTGAGGTGGTGGCTCCCCGGGTGCGGTGGCAGCAGGCCTACCTTGCCCTCGCCCGAGGAGGACGCCATCTTGCGCAAGTGCTCCTGCTCAGAGGGCTCCGAGGCGTACTGTGCCAGCTCATAGAGCACATTGGTGCGTGGCGGGTTGGTGATGTCCAGGTAGTAGGTGAGGGCCGTGCGGTAcgaggtggggcaggggaaggggtgcTTCTTGTTGGACTCctctgcagggagaggggaaaagcaTTTGGGGTTAGTGGCCGCTGCCCAGCTAATCTGTTCCAGAACCTGGAATCGTGGGGTCTTGTGTCTGAGGGCCACGAGGGCACCAGGGCTTTGGGCTTAAGCAGCTCAACCTATCTACGGCGTTGCCAGGGGCCCATTCCTGCCGGCTGCCTCGGGTCCCGGGCTGGAGGGCAGGCAGCCTCGATTCCAGGACTCACCGTCCAGATTGTTCAGGGACATGATGACGTCCAGGTCAGCACCCAAGATCTTGCCGAGCTGGCTGACCAGGGCAGAGTCATTGGCTGGGTAAACGGCCACATGGTCCCCAGATTCATACCtagggttggtgggggggtggaTTCGAGGCTCAGGAGGGGGTGGAAGGCAGGGCCCGGAAGCTCTGAGAggggtgggttgggggagggggtggctgccAGCACCTGAGTTTGGAGTCTGAGATGTCTAATTCCAGGTGCATGAGGTGTCGCTCAGTTCCCTGGTTCAGCTTCCGGTTGGTGGTGACCTCAGCCAAGAACGGATTCTTGGCATCAAAGGGGCTGGGTGGGAAAGAGAGCAGCTCAGTGATTGGCCAGGCCCTCAATCTGAATCTTCCTGCCCCCAAGGGACCCTTCTGGTTTCACAGAACACAGGGAACCTTAGAGCCagcctcccagggccccaggaaACCTCTCCAATTATGTAAAAGGTTCTCCCAACCAGATTCAAGGCAGTGCCCCCAGTGACCCCCAGAAGTGGGCAGAGCTAGGTTATCAGTGTCtccatttacagataaggaaactgaagccggTTCCTAAATGTGGGGGAGACCCTTCACCCACTACCTGTTTGTGGGCTGAGTGCATAGGAGGACCAGGCCCCTTGTAGATGGCTCCCTATGACAGAAGGTGCCTGGGTCCTGCCTGCACAGTCACTGAAATGTTGGGTTTCCTGTTAAAGCAGGGCCACTGGTCTTAAATCCTCAGGGTGTTAGGGGGACTTTTTCCTGGGCGGCTCCAGGAATCTGGGCACCGCCCCGGGGTAAGGCAAGTCAGGGGCCCAAGAGAGGAATGCTGTTTTTGGATAAAAAGTCCAAATACTGAGGCAGGTTTTAAGAAAGTGAGTCCTTCCTGCCAGGGTTCAACCTGGACCCACAGCCATACTCCCGATGTCCTGCTCCAGGCACTGGTAggggcctccccacccccggaTACTTAGAGCAAAATGTTACATTAAGTACAAACTGAGCAAGTGTCTGTCTCCTGGTGGCCATGCCCTGGACTGAGGGACCCCTGGGAAGAGCCAGGGGGGCAGGGCCTAGGTGGGGGTCTGCCTCTGTTCCTCTGCTCTGGGCCTTACGCCCTCCCGTGTGGTGGAGGTGAAGTCATGGGTGctcccacccacacccactcGCGGGCAAGGGCCTGCAGGGACACACAGGACTGCCAGCCATTGGGGGCACCCACGGCCACAGGCCCCCAACCGTGCTCACTACTCACGGTTTCTGGTTCTCGTAGCTCTTCAGTCGGCCCATCTCCCCCGTGTACACCTTGGCCACGTCTATGTCTGTGTGGACCGCGAGCTCGTACTGGCGAATGCTGGCAAGGGGAGACGGTGAGGTGGGGAGGGTCCGGAGGatggtgggagggctggggagcCTCGGGTGCTGCAGGCTTCGAGGCGATTCTGGGAGAAGGTGAGGAAAGCCCCCCCCAGTGCCCGTCCCTTCCAGGCAAAGCCCAAGTGCCTTAACGTGGGACCCAGGACCCCCTGGTCCTGTGACTGAGCATCTGCCAGCTTCTCCTGGCGTCCCCGCCAGAACCCAGCGGGCCAGGTCTCCCACCCCGTGTGCGGACACACACTCACCTGGACTCCTCTCCGGTGGCTTCCACCCCAAAGTGTTCGCACACGGCCGGCCAGAACTGCTCTCGCCACGTGATGAAGTCCTCCTCCAGGCTGGCGGAAGGAGGGAATGAGGCCG
This window of the Neofelis nebulosa isolate mNeoNeb1 chromosome 18, mNeoNeb1.pri, whole genome shotgun sequence genome carries:
- the TMEM120A gene encoding ion channel TACAN, producing MHPPAPGPLGDCLRDWEELQQDFQSLQETHRLYRLKLEELIKLQNSCTSSITRQKKRLQELALVLKKCKPSLQSEAEEAARELENQIKERQGLFFDMEAYLPKKNGLYLSLVLGNVNVTLLSKQAKFAYKDEYEKFKLYLTIILIVISFTCRFLLNSRVTDAAFNFLLVWYYCTLTIRESILINNGSRIKGWWVFHHYVSTFLSGVMLTWPDGLMYQKFRNQFLSFSMYQSFVQFLQYYYQSGCLYRLRALGERHTMDLTVEGFQSWMWRGLTFLLPFLFFGHFWQLFNALTLFNLARDPECKEWQVLMCGFPFLLLFLGNFFTTLRVVHQKFHSQRRGSKKE
- the LOC131501133 gene encoding NADPH--cytochrome P450 reductase isoform X2, translating into MGDSNVDASATVSETVAEEVSLFSMTDMILFSLIMGLLTYWFLFRKKKDEIPEFTRIQPVTPSVKDSSFVEKMKKTGRNIIVFYGSQTGTAEEFANRLSKDAHRYGMRGMAADPEEYDLADLGSLPEIENSLAVFCMATYGEGDPTDNAQDFYDWLQETDMDLSGVKYAVFGLGNKTYEHFNAMGKYVDKRLEQLGAQRIFELGMGDDDGNLEEDFITWREQFWPAVCEHFGVEATGEESSIRQYELAVHTDIDVAKVYTGEMGRLKSYENQKPPFDAKNPFLAEVTTNRKLNQGTERHLMHLELDISDSKLRYESGDHVAVYPANDSALVSQLGKILGADLDVIMSLNNLDEESNKKHPFPCPTSYRTALTYYLDITNPPRTNVLYELAQYASEPSEQEHLRKMASSSGEGKELYLSWVVEARRHILAILQDYPSLRPPIDHLCELLPRLQARYYSIASSSKVHPNSVHICAVAVEYETKSGRINKGVATSWLRAKEPAGENGRRALVPMFVRKSQFRLPFKATTPVIMVGPGTGVAPFIGFIQERAWLRQQGKDVGETLLYYGCRRSDEDYLYREELTQFHKDGSLTQLNVAFSREQPHKVYVQHLLKRDKEHLWKLIHEGGAHIYVCGDARNMARDVQNTFYDIVAEVGAMEHAQAVDYIKKLMTKGRYSLDVWS
- the LOC131501133 gene encoding NADPH--cytochrome P450 reductase isoform X1 is translated as MEKGPFCLVYLFRRARTSHPWPAASPVEIQEEWFLSYLSAYLHMSFSIPLAMGDSNVDASATVSETVAEEVSLFSMTDMILFSLIMGLLTYWFLFRKKKDEIPEFTRIQPVTPSVKDSSFVEKMKKTGRNIIVFYGSQTGTAEEFANRLSKDAHRYGMRGMAADPEEYDLADLGSLPEIENSLAVFCMATYGEGDPTDNAQDFYDWLQETDMDLSGVKYAVFGLGNKTYEHFNAMGKYVDKRLEQLGAQRIFELGMGDDDGNLEEDFITWREQFWPAVCEHFGVEATGEESSIRQYELAVHTDIDVAKVYTGEMGRLKSYENQKPPFDAKNPFLAEVTTNRKLNQGTERHLMHLELDISDSKLRYESGDHVAVYPANDSALVSQLGKILGADLDVIMSLNNLDEESNKKHPFPCPTSYRTALTYYLDITNPPRTNVLYELAQYASEPSEQEHLRKMASSSGEGKELYLSWVVEARRHILAILQDYPSLRPPIDHLCELLPRLQARYYSIASSSKVHPNSVHICAVAVEYETKSGRINKGVATSWLRAKEPAGENGRRALVPMFVRKSQFRLPFKATTPVIMVGPGTGVAPFIGFIQERAWLRQQGKDVGETLLYYGCRRSDEDYLYREELTQFHKDGSLTQLNVAFSREQPHKVYVQHLLKRDKEHLWKLIHEGGAHIYVCGDARNMARDVQNTFYDIVAEVGAMEHAQAVDYIKKLMTKGRYSLDVWS